One region of Drosophila teissieri strain GT53w chromosome 2L, Prin_Dtei_1.1, whole genome shotgun sequence genomic DNA includes:
- the LOC122626299 gene encoding Golgi-associated plant pathogenesis-related protein 1, translating into MAKRSVAPIPKTHERTPGPRGQDTKGNNELFLKEVFNTTNKYRAMHGCPAVTINAELNKLAQEWANHLRDQNTMAHRPNPKYGENIFLSGGMDVTGDLPVEMWYREINSYDFNKAQFVPTAGHFTQLVWKSSTEMGSGVARKADRTWVVCNYNPPGNVVGLFKDNVPPKK; encoded by the exons ATGGCCAAGAGATCCGTAGCGCCCATACCCAAAACCCACGAGCGCACCCCAGGTCCCAGGGGTCAGGACACCAAGGGCAACAACGAGCTCTTCCTGAAGGAGGTCTTCAACACCACCAACAAGTATCGGGCAATGCACGGCTGTCCAGCTGTGACCATCAATGCTGAGCTGAACAAGTTGGCTCAGGAATGGGCCAAT CATCTGCGGGATCAGAACACCATGGCGCACCGACCCAATCCCAAGTATGGCGAGAACATTTTCCTCTCTGGCGGCATGGATGTGACCGGGGATCTGCCGGTGGAAATGTGGTATCGGGAAATCAATAGCTACGACTTCAACAAGGCGCAATTCGTGCCCACCGCAGGACACTTTACTCAGCTCGTTTGGAAGTCCTCGACGGAAATGGGTTCGGGTGTGGCCCGAAA AGCGGACAGAACTTGGGTGGTTTGCAACTACAATCCTCCCGGCAATGTTGTGGGTTTGTTCAAGGACAATGTGCCGCCCAAGAAATAA